One window of Desulfobacca acetoxidans DSM 11109 genomic DNA carries:
- a CDS encoding methylenetetrahydrofolate reductase, with translation MNSTTPSRLEKVLAAGHQAVTSEVGPPRNCDGSVIEHKAQMIKDYVDAINVTDNQTSVTRLCSLAACIRLKLMGLEPVLQMVTRDRNRIALQSDILGAASFGICNILCLTGDHQHFGDHPNAVNVFDLDSTQLLQTVRMMRDEGHLLGGHQVEPRPQMFIGAAANPFADPFEIRVPRLAKKAAAGAQFIQTQCIYNMEKFKLWLKLARERGLTEKVAILAGITPMKNVGMARYMKNRVPGIDVPDEIVKRIGGVPKEKQAEEGIKLAIEQIQELKEEEGVRGFHIMAIEWEEKVPEIVERAGLYPRPQIN, from the coding sequence ATGAACAGCACCACCCCGAGCAGACTGGAGAAAGTACTAGCCGCCGGTCACCAGGCCGTCACCTCCGAGGTCGGTCCGCCGCGTAATTGTGATGGCTCCGTGATAGAGCACAAGGCTCAGATGATCAAGGATTATGTTGATGCCATCAACGTCACTGACAACCAGACCTCGGTGACCCGGTTGTGCAGCCTGGCGGCCTGTATCCGCCTCAAGCTTATGGGCCTGGAACCGGTGCTGCAGATGGTCACGCGGGACCGCAACCGCATCGCCTTACAGAGCGATATTCTCGGCGCCGCCTCCTTCGGTATCTGCAATATCCTCTGTCTTACCGGCGATCATCAGCACTTTGGGGATCATCCCAATGCGGTTAACGTCTTTGATCTGGATTCTACCCAGTTACTTCAGACGGTCCGGATGATGCGGGATGAAGGCCATCTGCTGGGCGGCCACCAAGTTGAGCCGCGCCCACAGATGTTTATCGGCGCCGCGGCCAACCCGTTTGCCGATCCCTTTGAAATCCGCGTTCCCCGGTTGGCGAAGAAGGCGGCGGCCGGGGCCCAGTTTATTCAGACTCAGTGTATCTACAACATGGAAAAATTCAAACTCTGGCTGAAACTGGCACGCGAGCGCGGATTAACCGAAAAGGTAGCGATTTTGGCCGGAATTACGCCGATGAAGAACGTCGGCATGGCCAGATACATGAAGAACCGGGTGCCGGGCATCGATGTTCCGGATGAGATTGTGAAACGCATCGGCGGCGTACCCAAAGAAAAACAGGCCGAGGAAGGAATTAAACTAGCCATTGAGCAGATCCAGGAATTGAAAGAGGAGGAAGGTGTCCGGGGATTCCATATTATGGCCATTGAATGGGAAGAGAAGGTTCCGGAAATAGTCGAACGGGCCGGATTATACCCCCGCCCGCAGATAAATTAA
- a CDS encoding FAD-dependent oxidoreductase, which translates to MAMQKETDKIGAVLVVGAGVAGMQAALDLANSGYYVYLTDRSPTIGGIMAQLDKTFPTNDCSMCIISPKLVEVGRHLNIEVLPDTEVQALDGDLGHFRAVLNNYPRYLDPVKCTGCGDCRKVCPVRAVNEFNAGLDLREATYIRYPQAVPLAFAIDRQVCIGCGLCGQVCLAGAINYLDTARQREIDVGAVILTVGNEVFDPTRLQSYNYANQPNVVTSLEFERILSASGPYRGHLMRPYDREEPKKIAWLQCVGSRDVKTNPYCSAVCCMYAIKEAVIAKEHAHGDLDTAIFYMDMRTYGKDFEHYYNRARNEHGVRFIRSRVHSIDPEGECDLRISYVDEQGEKKSEVFDLVVLSVGFQVSESVKDLARRLGVELNQHHFAKTDPFLPVATSRPGVYVCGTFQCPKDIPQSVMEASAAAAACSATLSEARWTRTKTKEVPPERAVGQDDPRVGVFVCNCGINIGGIVDVPAVREYARTLPHVVHVEDNLYTCSQDTQVKISGVIEKYRLNRVVVAACTPLTHESMFRETLTDVGLNKYLFEMANIRNQDSWVHMKEPDRATAKAKDLVRMAVARASLLKPLLEKPLEITQRALIIGGGIAGMTAALNLADQGFESIIIEKEKELGGNARHLGRTIEGLEVQKFLNRLIERVQAHKNLQVLTQALVVGFSGYKGNFTTEVLVGPGMYERKINHGATIVATGAQEYRPREFLYGEHEGVMTLLELGQKISQRYEVAKWKRVAMIQCVGSRNAENPNCSRICCQGAVKYALQLKDINPDLEVVILYRDMRMYGFLEDYYVAARNRGVMFARYDLDNLPLVKSEDNDLSVTFNDHVLHRPIKMPVDAVVLSAATRAADTEELASLLKIPRSADGFFIEAHAKLRPVDFASEGIFLCGMAHSPKLINESIAQAMAAASRAGAFLADIRQTISGVIAYVEPDRCAACLVCVKTCPFGVPRINEDNVSEINTALCQGCGTCASECPAKVIQLAHYEDEKFKANIMASF; encoded by the coding sequence ATGGCAATGCAGAAAGAAACTGACAAAATCGGCGCAGTGTTGGTGGTGGGAGCCGGGGTGGCGGGTATGCAGGCCGCTCTGGACCTGGCCAATTCCGGTTACTATGTGTATCTGACTGACCGCTCTCCTACTATTGGTGGCATTATGGCCCAACTGGACAAGACGTTTCCCACCAATGACTGCTCCATGTGCATCATTTCGCCCAAATTGGTAGAGGTCGGGCGGCATCTGAATATCGAGGTCTTGCCTGATACCGAGGTACAGGCTTTGGATGGCGACCTGGGCCATTTTCGGGCGGTGTTGAACAATTATCCGCGTTACCTCGATCCGGTGAAATGTACCGGCTGTGGAGACTGCCGCAAGGTCTGCCCGGTTCGTGCGGTCAACGAATTTAATGCCGGCCTGGACCTCCGGGAAGCAACGTATATCAGATATCCCCAGGCAGTACCGTTGGCCTTCGCCATCGACCGGCAGGTATGCATCGGCTGTGGGCTGTGCGGCCAGGTCTGTCTGGCCGGGGCTATTAACTATCTTGACACGGCCAGGCAACGGGAAATCGATGTCGGGGCGGTCATCCTGACTGTCGGCAATGAGGTCTTCGATCCCACCCGGCTGCAATCCTACAATTACGCCAATCAGCCCAATGTGGTCACCAGTCTCGAATTTGAGCGCATTCTCAGCGCTTCCGGGCCCTACCGGGGCCATCTGATGCGGCCCTATGACCGGGAAGAGCCGAAAAAAATCGCCTGGCTGCAATGCGTCGGGTCGCGCGACGTCAAAACCAACCCCTACTGTTCGGCAGTGTGCTGCATGTACGCCATCAAGGAAGCGGTGATCGCCAAAGAACATGCCCACGGCGACCTGGATACCGCCATTTTTTATATGGATATGCGAACCTATGGCAAGGATTTCGAGCACTATTATAATCGGGCGCGGAATGAACATGGGGTGCGGTTTATTCGCTCCAGGGTGCACAGTATCGACCCCGAGGGAGAATGTGATCTTCGAATCTCCTATGTGGATGAACAGGGCGAGAAGAAATCCGAGGTATTTGACCTGGTGGTGCTCTCTGTAGGCTTCCAGGTCAGTGAATCAGTCAAAGACCTGGCCCGGAGACTGGGTGTCGAACTGAATCAGCATCACTTTGCCAAAACTGACCCCTTTCTGCCAGTGGCCACCAGTAGACCGGGGGTTTATGTCTGCGGGACGTTTCAATGCCCCAAGGATATTCCTCAGTCCGTCATGGAGGCCTCGGCTGCGGCTGCGGCCTGCAGCGCCACCCTGAGCGAGGCCCGCTGGACCAGGACCAAAACCAAAGAAGTGCCCCCGGAGCGCGCTGTCGGTCAGGATGACCCTCGCGTCGGGGTCTTTGTCTGTAACTGTGGCATTAACATCGGCGGCATTGTGGACGTCCCGGCGGTGCGGGAATATGCCCGCACCCTCCCTCACGTGGTGCATGTGGAAGATAATCTCTATACCTGCTCGCAGGATACACAGGTCAAGATTTCCGGTGTTATCGAGAAGTACCGCCTCAATCGAGTAGTAGTGGCAGCGTGCACTCCGCTCACACATGAGTCGATGTTCCGGGAAACCCTGACCGATGTCGGTCTGAATAAATATCTCTTCGAGATGGCCAACATCCGGAATCAGGACTCCTGGGTGCATATGAAGGAGCCTGACAGAGCTACGGCCAAGGCCAAGGATTTGGTGCGGATGGCGGTGGCCCGGGCCTCATTATTGAAGCCGCTGCTGGAAAAGCCGTTGGAGATTACCCAACGGGCATTGATCATCGGCGGCGGTATTGCCGGCATGACTGCGGCCCTGAATCTGGCCGATCAAGGCTTTGAGAGCATTATCATTGAGAAAGAGAAAGAACTGGGGGGCAACGCCCGTCATCTGGGCCGTACTATCGAAGGCCTGGAGGTCCAGAAGTTTCTCAATCGACTCATAGAGAGGGTGCAGGCCCATAAAAATCTCCAGGTTTTGACTCAAGCGCTCGTGGTGGGTTTCAGCGGCTATAAAGGCAACTTCACTACCGAGGTGTTGGTGGGTCCAGGGATGTATGAGCGCAAAATTAATCACGGGGCCACAATTGTAGCCACCGGGGCGCAGGAATATCGTCCCCGAGAATTCCTCTACGGCGAGCATGAAGGTGTCATGACCCTGTTGGAATTAGGACAGAAGATCAGCCAACGGTACGAGGTGGCCAAATGGAAACGGGTGGCAATGATCCAGTGCGTCGGCTCCCGTAATGCCGAGAACCCCAATTGCAGCCGCATCTGCTGCCAGGGGGCGGTAAAATATGCCTTACAATTGAAGGATATCAATCCCGACCTGGAGGTGGTCATCCTTTACCGGGACATGCGGATGTATGGCTTTCTGGAGGATTATTATGTTGCGGCTCGCAACCGAGGGGTCATGTTTGCCCGCTATGATCTCGATAACCTGCCCCTGGTAAAGAGCGAGGACAATGATCTGAGCGTCACCTTCAACGACCATGTTCTCCACCGTCCTATCAAGATGCCGGTAGATGCCGTGGTTCTGAGCGCCGCGACCCGCGCCGCCGACACCGAAGAGTTGGCCTCGCTGCTAAAAATTCCCCGGAGTGCGGATGGATTTTTCATCGAGGCGCATGCCAAGCTGCGGCCGGTGGATTTTGCCTCAGAAGGTATTTTCCTCTGTGGCATGGCCCACAGCCCCAAGCTGATCAATGAAAGCATTGCTCAGGCGATGGCTGCGGCTTCCCGGGCCGGAGCTTTCCTGGCTGATATTAGGCAAACCATCAGCGGTGTCATCGCCTACGTTGAGCCAGACCGCTGCGCTGCCTGCCTGGTATGCGTCAAGACGTGTCCGTTTGGAGTGCCGCGCATCAATGAGGATAATGTTTCTGAGATCAACACGGCACTCTGCCAGGGATGCGGCACCTGCGCCTCGGAATGTCCGGCCAAGGTGATTCAGTTGGCTCATTATGAAGACGAAAAGTTTAAGGCCAATATCATGGCATCCTTTTGA
- a CDS encoding methylenetetrahydrofolate reductase C-terminal domain-containing protein: MIKAVPKPIEEIIDLVKNFHKVLIVGCDGCVTVCEAGGLKEVQILAASLRLYFTQAKQRLDIDEATLTRQCDREYLGQLKDRIDAYDAVVSLACGCGVQFLAERYQDKIVYPGVNTCFMGVDLERGVYAERCQACGKCILASTGGICPIARCSKRMLNGPCGGSEKGKCEVNPDIDCGWQLIFDRLKILGQLDRFEQPVEPKNWASSRDGGPRKIVREDLRL; this comes from the coding sequence ATGATCAAGGCAGTACCAAAACCGATAGAAGAAATCATTGACCTGGTCAAAAATTTCCACAAGGTATTGATCGTCGGCTGTGATGGCTGTGTTACGGTGTGTGAAGCCGGTGGTTTGAAAGAGGTGCAGATTCTGGCTGCCTCTCTCAGGCTTTACTTTACTCAGGCGAAGCAGAGGCTGGATATCGACGAGGCGACCCTTACCCGCCAGTGCGACAGGGAATACTTGGGGCAACTCAAGGATCGGATCGACGCCTACGATGCTGTAGTGTCGCTGGCCTGCGGTTGTGGCGTACAATTCCTGGCGGAAAGATACCAAGACAAAATCGTCTACCCCGGGGTCAATACCTGTTTCATGGGAGTGGATCTGGAACGCGGAGTGTACGCGGAGCGTTGTCAGGCCTGCGGCAAATGTATCCTGGCCAGCACCGGTGGCATCTGTCCGATTGCCCGCTGTTCCAAGCGGATGTTGAACGGTCCCTGTGGAGGGTCGGAAAAGGGTAAATGTGAGGTCAACCCGGATATCGACTGCGGCTGGCAATTAATTTTTGACCGGCTGAAGATTTTAGGGCAGTTGGACCGTTTCGAACAACCGGTGGAGCCGAAAAATTGGGCGAGCAGCCGTGATGGCGGACCGCGTAAAATCGTTAGAGAGGATTTAAGGTTATGA
- a CDS encoding response regulator transcription factor — protein sequence MAKEYILIVDDDPDFVETVSMLLENKGYEVGKAYDALEGENAIKKRRPDLLVLDVMMPKKSGYELCKELKANDWTKDIPIMLLTAVAEAVPSTTYSHYQGMTTEADDYVSKPVDPATLAQAVERLIGA from the coding sequence ATGGCAAAAGAGTATATCCTGATCGTTGATGACGATCCTGATTTTGTCGAAACCGTATCCATGTTGTTGGAGAACAAGGGCTATGAAGTGGGCAAGGCCTACGACGCCCTTGAGGGTGAGAACGCTATTAAGAAGCGCCGGCCGGACCTCTTGGTGCTGGACGTGATGATGCCCAAGAAGAGCGGCTATGAATTGTGTAAAGAATTGAAGGCGAACGATTGGACCAAGGACATCCCGATCATGCTGTTGACTGCGGTGGCCGAAGCGGTACCCAGCACCACCTACAGCCATTATCAGGGCATGACTACCGAAGCCGACGACTATGTGTCCAAACCGGTAGACCCGGCCACCCTGGCGCAGGCGGTGGAACGACTGATTGGCGCCTAA
- a CDS encoding hydrogenase iron-sulfur subunit: MDHIFEPKILAFLCNWCSYAGADLAGVSRFQYPTNIRVIRTMCSGRVDPVHVIEGLKSGFDGVFVFGCHFGDCHYLEGNYHTARRMQLVGQMLDIAGIGKNRLQLRWVSAAEGQLFADYVTELTELIRELGPLRASRFQLSLAAVQRALHSSQLRWLLGMDRFLTEKKNVYDQQLNPVDFQDLLQQCAEQEYQKALLVEALQEGPQTVRQMAKITGLPVYCVSRRLNDLERTGLVDLQAYEGTSPTFTLLTA; encoded by the coding sequence ATGGACCATATATTTGAACCGAAAATCCTGGCCTTCCTGTGCAATTGGTGCTCCTATGCCGGTGCTGATCTGGCCGGCGTCTCCCGGTTCCAATATCCCACCAATATCAGGGTCATCCGTACCATGTGTTCCGGGAGAGTGGATCCGGTGCATGTGATTGAAGGACTCAAAAGTGGCTTTGACGGCGTCTTTGTCTTCGGCTGCCACTTCGGTGACTGCCACTACTTAGAAGGTAATTACCATACGGCCCGGCGGATGCAACTGGTGGGACAGATGCTGGATATTGCCGGAATCGGCAAAAACCGCCTGCAACTGCGATGGGTCAGCGCCGCCGAGGGACAGCTCTTTGCTGATTATGTTACCGAACTGACCGAATTAATCCGGGAGTTGGGACCATTGCGGGCTAGCCGGTTCCAACTTTCCTTGGCGGCGGTGCAGCGAGCTTTGCATTCCTCCCAACTGCGGTGGTTATTGGGTATGGACCGGTTCCTGACCGAGAAGAAAAATGTCTATGACCAGCAGCTAAACCCGGTTGACTTTCAAGATTTACTGCAACAGTGCGCCGAGCAGGAGTATCAAAAGGCCCTGTTGGTGGAAGCGCTGCAGGAAGGACCGCAAACGGTGCGTCAGATGGCCAAGATAACCGGGCTGCCGGTTTATTGCGTCTCGCGCCGCTTAAATGATCTGGAGAGAACCGGCCTGGTTGATTTGCAGGCATACGAAGGGACCAGTCCCACGTTCACTCTCCTGACGGCATAG
- a CDS encoding ACT domain-containing protein, protein MASSSTSANSRLGKDICAPLAQQKINLTFLTHIAGHLDRDSSTVFCTELEAGASSHSLVQTFHDRCSLSRLFSDTCIISLYPHDQHPDITGLFLRCVAQARVVLRGLASSPSAVSGVISSGGRNRAIQQLFKQFQFPTYRSPTEFFAAQLPPQELVRAVVATYQEKVIKIYCLVQEIDIDLWELTLPSSPALEEFGRALVTMGKRGFRLPFLVALPVLDRPELRCSFGLCADLPAGDRVAAIEQVIQSHLPGLSAYRQSPVAAIFVHGPHFGDRYGIGDTVVEALERAEVTLLALSCTVSSISVIIKQQDLAPAVQILEKTFEVPRCQPVQCRSRDNQ, encoded by the coding sequence GTGGCATCCTCTTCCACGAGTGCCAACAGCCGCTTGGGGAAAGACATCTGCGCCCCTTTGGCCCAACAAAAGATTAACCTTACCTTCTTGACCCACATTGCTGGCCACCTGGATCGGGACAGCAGCACCGTTTTCTGCACTGAGCTTGAGGCCGGGGCCAGCAGCCACTCACTGGTACAGACCTTCCATGATCGGTGCAGCCTTTCCCGGCTATTTTCGGACACCTGCATTATCTCGCTGTATCCTCATGATCAACATCCGGATATCACAGGCCTTTTCCTTCGCTGCGTAGCTCAGGCCAGGGTTGTGCTCCGGGGTCTGGCCAGTTCCCCCTCCGCCGTATCCGGAGTTATCTCATCGGGCGGCAGGAACAGGGCGATTCAACAATTATTCAAACAGTTCCAGTTTCCCACATATCGATCGCCGACCGAATTCTTTGCGGCCCAACTCCCTCCGCAAGAGTTGGTACGGGCTGTGGTAGCCACCTATCAGGAGAAGGTGATCAAGATTTACTGCTTGGTGCAAGAGATCGATATAGACCTCTGGGAGTTAACCCTGCCCTCGTCGCCAGCCCTGGAGGAATTTGGCAGGGCATTGGTGACTATGGGGAAGCGGGGCTTTAGACTGCCCTTTTTAGTGGCGCTGCCGGTCCTGGATAGACCGGAATTACGATGTTCTTTCGGTTTGTGCGCCGATCTCCCGGCCGGTGATCGGGTAGCGGCGATAGAACAGGTTATACAATCCCACCTCCCCGGCCTCTCAGCATATCGTCAGTCGCCGGTAGCGGCAATATTTGTCCATGGTCCCCATTTTGGCGATCGCTACGGCATCGGCGACACTGTGGTAGAGGCCCTGGAGAGGGCCGAGGTAACCCTCTTGGCCCTGAGTTGCACCGTTTCTTCCATTTCGGTTATCATTAAACAACAGGATCTTGCTCCGGCAGTGCAGATATTAGAAAAAACCTTCGAGGTACCTCGCTGCCAGCCCGTGCAATGCCGGAGCCGTGATAATCAGTGA
- a CDS encoding PAS domain S-box protein, which produces MNHGPADTLAGPHTPEGLTDRNILPEWFSPLLMNFPDPVLITNQDRRVAFINRQAEKLFGGTLHLGDACPICTPVSRVEIRWEDYNWVERCLQNGESLSRVPIGLRLPDGREIPLTVTATPVHSSGGQPAGCFIVLRDLHADLLAHPAAQLQTATLSSILEYFPTPFFTVNPDLVITYINEPLEKLTGYRREEVIGRMKCGSILNTSLCNTDGCVLKLSMERKMPVSGLRQVVRDRQGREIPVMVSASIITDPMGRVIGGFEAFRDITALVEAEKKVLMVTELTKEGILMVDEKQQILFANCKAAELVRRPKNKLIGDKLGKVLGPLHKKIARQLTSMVDKHIRQETQFCSSLDEPDKLSGRGRILETSMAVSQVGKNILTYIYLRDLSDSIQTKRELHKTNKFLHDLIQCSVDGIVVLDHRGNPLIFNEGAERILGYQAVEVVGHPEVLHQFYPKELASEIMRRMRSDNFGPPDKLKTTRIIFRAKDGEEVPVNFSASIIREQGHEVGSVGIFSDLRESLRIRQELEKTQAQLMQAEKIASLGRLAAGVAHEINNPLAGILIYAELLLRQMTEQTPERPNVEEIINQTFRCKKNCHPPAGI; this is translated from the coding sequence ATGAATCACGGCCCAGCCGATACACTTGCCGGACCGCATACCCCCGAGGGATTAACCGACCGGAATATTCTGCCCGAGTGGTTTTCTCCGCTACTGATGAACTTCCCGGACCCGGTGTTGATCACGAATCAGGACCGTCGGGTGGCATTCATAAACCGCCAGGCCGAAAAGCTCTTCGGAGGTACTTTGCATTTGGGGGATGCCTGCCCAATTTGCACGCCAGTCTCAAGAGTGGAAATCAGGTGGGAAGATTATAACTGGGTGGAACGCTGCCTGCAAAACGGCGAGAGTCTCAGCCGGGTGCCGATCGGTTTGAGGCTTCCTGATGGAAGAGAGATTCCTCTCACTGTTACCGCCACCCCGGTTCACAGTTCGGGCGGCCAACCCGCCGGATGTTTTATCGTGCTCCGGGATCTGCACGCCGATCTGTTGGCCCATCCTGCGGCGCAACTCCAGACAGCCACGTTGTCCAGTATCCTTGAATATTTCCCCACCCCGTTCTTTACGGTCAATCCTGACCTGGTGATTACTTACATTAACGAGCCTTTGGAAAAACTCACCGGTTATCGGCGCGAAGAAGTCATAGGTCGGATGAAGTGCGGCAGTATTCTGAACACCAGTCTGTGCAACACCGATGGCTGCGTGCTGAAGCTGTCCATGGAACGGAAGATGCCTGTCTCGGGACTCCGGCAGGTAGTTCGTGATCGTCAGGGCCGGGAAATCCCGGTGATGGTTTCCGCATCTATCATCACGGATCCGATGGGACGGGTAATTGGCGGCTTTGAGGCCTTCCGCGATATCACCGCCCTGGTTGAAGCCGAAAAAAAAGTATTGATGGTTACCGAGCTGACTAAAGAAGGCATCCTGATGGTGGATGAGAAGCAACAGATCCTGTTTGCCAACTGCAAAGCGGCAGAACTAGTCCGCCGTCCGAAAAATAAGCTGATCGGAGATAAGTTAGGAAAAGTGCTCGGACCTTTACATAAGAAAATCGCCCGGCAATTGACCTCGATGGTTGATAAGCATATTCGCCAGGAAACGCAATTTTGCAGTTCTCTGGATGAACCTGATAAGCTGTCCGGCCGGGGTCGCATCCTGGAGACTTCCATGGCGGTCTCCCAGGTCGGTAAAAATATCCTGACCTACATTTATCTTCGAGACCTCAGCGATTCCATCCAAACCAAGCGCGAGCTTCACAAGACCAACAAATTTTTGCATGACCTCATCCAATGCTCGGTCGATGGCATTGTGGTGTTAGACCACCGTGGCAATCCCTTGATCTTTAATGAAGGGGCCGAAAGAATTCTGGGTTATCAGGCCGTCGAGGTCGTTGGTCATCCCGAAGTGCTGCACCAGTTTTACCCCAAAGAATTGGCCAGCGAGATTATGCGCCGGATGCGCAGCGATAATTTTGGTCCTCCCGATAAGTTAAAGACCACCCGCATCATCTTCCGGGCCAAAGATGGCGAAGAAGTGCCGGTTAACTTTTCCGCCTCGATTATACGGGAACAGGGCCACGAGGTTGGCAGTGTCGGCATTTTCTCCGATCTGCGGGAAAGCTTGCGAATACGGCAGGAATTGGAAAAAACCCAGGCCCAGCTCATGCAGGCTGAGAAGATTGCTTCCCTGGGCCGACTGGCTGCGGGAGTGGCCCATGAAATCAATAATCCCCTGGCCGGTATCCTGATCTACGCCGAATTATTGCTTCGGCAGATGACTGAACAGACACCAGAACGCCCGAATGTCGAAGAGATCATCAACCAGACTTTCCGGTGCAAAAAAAATTGTCACCCGCCTGCTGGAATTTAG
- a CDS encoding hydrogenase iron-sulfur subunit, with amino-acid sequence MRMKTFEPKILAFCCSYUAYSAADLAGSMRLQYPANIEIIKVPCSGRVDIIHLLLAFEQGADGVIVAGCLEGDCHYQVGNLRARKRVQRVKEILDRVGLSGARLEMYNLSAGMGSRFAEIAREMNVRVLELGSSPIKIAREMAFGPNVEVTA; translated from the coding sequence ATGCGAATGAAAACTTTTGAACCGAAAATTTTGGCTTTCTGTTGTAGTTACTGAGCTTATTCGGCTGCGGACCTGGCAGGTTCGATGAGATTGCAATACCCGGCTAATATAGAGATTATCAAAGTTCCGTGCTCTGGCAGAGTCGATATTATTCATCTTCTGTTGGCCTTCGAGCAGGGTGCTGACGGGGTCATCGTGGCCGGGTGTCTCGAAGGTGACTGTCACTATCAGGTCGGTAATCTGCGGGCCAGGAAGCGGGTCCAGCGGGTTAAAGAAATTCTGGACAGGGTTGGCCTGAGCGGTGCGCGTCTGGAAATGTATAACCTATCGGCGGGTATGGGCTCCCGATTTGCCGAGATTGCCCGGGAAATGAACGTTAGAGTGCTAGAGCTGGGTTCCAGCCCTATAAAAATTGCCAGGGAAATGGCCTTCGGGCCGAATGTGGAGGTAACCGCATGA